The genome window ATATCGATCCGATATATTTTGACTTGATATAGGTCGGCGCGGGTACTATGTGTCCGCCGTGCCAAATGACTGCGCGGGATCGGGTATGCAGCCCGAACAACGGGCGCGCGGCGCACGGTCGGGACCCAGATGGACACAAAAACCACATGCCTCGGTGTGCTCGCCCTCGGCGAAGCGTCCGGCTATGAGATCCGCAAGGCGTTCGAGGAAGGCCCGTTCAGCCATTTCGCGGACGGCGGCTTCGGCTCGATCTATCCTGCGCTGAACAAGCTGACGGACGAGGGGCTGGTCACCTGCACCGCCCAACATCAGGAAAAGCGCCCCTCAAAGAAAGTGTACCGACTGACCGAAGCCGGCTGGGACCGGTTGGAGCAGGAAATGCGTGCCCGCATCCCCGGTGAGGACAAGTACAGATCCGATCTGCTGTTCATCCTGTTTTTCGCCGATTGGCAGGCCCCGGAATGGATTGCGCGCGTGATTGACGCGCGGATCGACTTCTACCGCGACAA of Alphaproteobacteria bacterium contains these proteins:
- a CDS encoding PadR family transcriptional regulator; this encodes MDTKTTCLGVLALGEASGYEIRKAFEEGPFSHFADGGFGSIYPALNKLTDEGLVTCTAQHQEKRPSKKVYRLTEAGWDRLEQEMRARIPGEDKYRSDLLFILFFADWQAPEWIARVIDARIDFYRDKLEAMKDCSSLDGLMVGQRLVHGFGCAVYQAALDYLVEHRDAFVAAAGKCHNCRQTAAE